One genomic region from Phragmites australis chromosome 1, lpPhrAust1.1, whole genome shotgun sequence encodes:
- the LOC133923991 gene encoding uncharacterized protein LOC133923991 produces MESESASAIKIAREPAIIINGVPDLPPNCTSVAQAEVKNDAESQVDPRFGEWLEGRKVGKLFGDTYYVGKVVKYDSESNWYNVVYNDGDQEDLEWCELEEVLLPLDITIPLKTLVMGKCKLQGTVPDYRPKVGRPRKVYATIEDNTKKTSSMVPVSQGNDVMNNQMLMVGVEGQGQLPASTSNDATSGQLVTATAEGNAQACLQASNQPKKRGRPRKDRTLFADNQPKRRGRPPKNRNASGNSQSAENTPGSLALVPVQDDTQESSRRQNSTLKCKTLTARAEKLKRKYLRVKGTPSGTQLF; encoded by the coding sequence ATGGAGTCAGAAAGTGCATCTGCCATCAAAATTGCGAGAGAACCTGCCATCATTATCAATGGTGTTCCAGACTTACCTCCTAATTGCACATCTGTTGCGCAAGCCGAGGTAAAAAATGATGCTGAATCTCAAGTTGATCCTCGTTTTGGTGAATGGCTAGAAGGGAGGAAAGTGGGGAAGCTTTTCGGGGACACTTATTATGTAGGGAAAGTGGTCAAGTATGACAGTGAAAGTAACTGGTACAATGTTGTCTACAACGATGGAGACCAGGAAGATCTTGAGTGGTGCGAACTTGAGGAGGTCCTTCTGCCGTTAGACATAACCATTCCACTCAAAACACTTGTTATGGGCAAATGCAAACTTCAAGGAACAGTTCCTGACTACAGACCTAAGGTGGGTAGACCAAGGAAAGTTTATGCTACGATCGAAGATAATACGAAGAAAACATCGAGTATGGTTCCAGTATCACAAGGAAATGATGTTATGAACAATCAGATGTTGATGGTTGGAGTAGAAGGGCAAGGCCAACTTCCAGCATCCACATCCAATGATGCAACGAGTGGTCAGTTAGTGACTGCCACAGCAGAAGGAAATGCTCAAGCATGCTTGCAGGCTAGTAATCAACCTAAAAAGAGGGGCAGGCCTCGAAAAGATCGAACTTTATTTGCTGATAATCAACCTAAAAGAAGAGGCAGGCCTCCGAAAAACAGGAATGCATCTGGAAATTCTCAGAGTGCAGAAAATACACCGGGTTCTCTGGCGCTTGTGCCAGTGCAAGATGATACACAAGAATCTTCCAGGAGACAGAATAGTACCCTTAAGTGCAAAACACTGACAGCTCGGGcagaaaaactaaaaagaaaatatttgcgTGTTAAAGGCACACCATCTGGAACTCAATTATTCTAA
- the LOC133890291 gene encoding uncharacterized protein LOC133890291, with translation MFPHSSPSSASASYGDALMHHAASFSAALTVTVPVQILRGTGGGYLDGNVGAFSSPPSVYSSSLPSSYYNSIQRSISSHSLPLHLQLADSIGGGGGSNGFFSLSSQSQHQLPLPLLSSSPSSSSGDLFEFTSSCPVRRVFSTGDLQGMNGSSPPRPVPSGDGCSQEGGGLFTQKVGRYSAEERKERIERYRVKRQQRNFNKKITYACRKTLADSRPRVKGRFVRNGEAEAEADEREASDNSYEYCFGNNDLANGNNNSNSSCCYDGHYKLDGAGSNGAASAFNGGSDNGEWWWRVPGAATAADEAQRQVGFDDDEELWATLGDMLSVSP, from the exons ATGTTCCCTCACTCCTCTCCCTCGTCGGCGTCCGCCTCCTACGGCGACGCCCTCATGCACCACGCGGCGAGCTTCTCCGCCGCCTTGACCGTTACCGTCCCGGTCCAGATCCTCCGCGGCACCGGCGGCGGGTACCTCGACGGCAATGTTGGCGCGTTCTCGTCGCCACCGTCGGTCTACTCCTCGTCGCTCCCTTCGTCGTACTACAACAGCATCCAGAGGAGCATCAGCTCGCACTCCCTCCCGCTGCACCTCCAGCTCGCTGActccatcggcggcggcggcggaagcaATGGCTTCTTCTCGCTGTCCTCCCAGTCCCAGCACCAGCTGCCCCTGCCGCTGCTCtcatcctccccttcctcctcctccggcgaccTCTTCGAGTTCACCTCGTCGTGCCCCGTCCGCCGCGTCTTCAGCACTGGCGATCTCCAG GGGATGAACGGGTCGTCGCCACCGCGACCAGTGCCGTCGGGCGACGGCTGCAGCCAAGAGGGAGGCGGGCTGTTCACGCAGAAGGTCGGGCGGTACAGCGCCGAGGAGAGGAAGGAACGGATCGAGAGATACCGCGTCAAACGCCAGCAGAGGAACTTCAACAAGAAGATCACT TACGCGTGCAGGAAGACGCTGGCCGACAGCCGGCCGAGGGTGAAGGGCCGGTTCGTGAGGAACGGCGAGGCGGAGGCCGAGGCCGACGAGCGCGAGGCGTCCGACAACAGCTACGAGTACTGCTTCGGCAACAACGACCTCGCAAAcggcaacaacaacagcaacagcagCTGCTGCTACGACGGCCACTACAAGCTGGACGGCGCTGGCAGCAACGGCGCAGCCTCAGCATTCAACGGTGGCAGCGACAATGGCGAGTGGTGGTGGCGGGTGCCGGgggccgccaccgctgccgacGAGGCGCAGCGGCAGGTCGGcttcgacgacgacgaggagctgTGGGCCACCCTCGGCGACATGCTGTCCGTCAGTCCGTGA
- the LOC133923988 gene encoding putative respiratory burst oxidase homolog protein H: MEGYADQRPPPLEGITVDGGRTQQHGAGAGAGRPPPAPGFSRGLMKQPSRLASGVRQFASRVSMKVPEGMAGMRPGKMTRMQSSTQIGLRGLRFLDKTSGGKEGWKAVERRFDEMNKGGRLLKESFGKCIGMGDSKEFAGELFVALARRRNIEPEDGITKEQLKEFWEEMTDQNFDSRLRIFFDMCDKNGDGMLTEDEVKEVIIMSASANKLAKLKGNAATYASLIMAELDPDDRGYIEIWQLETLLRGMVSAQAPEKLKRTTSSLARTMIPSRYRSPLKRHISKTVDFIHENWKRIWLVTLWLVVNVGLFVYKFEQYERRASFQVMGYCVCVAKGAAETLKLNMALILLPVCRNTLTTLRSTALGKVIPFDDNINFHKVIALSIAIATAIHTLAHVTCDFPRLISCPTDKFMATLGPNFHYKQPTYPGLLESAPGVTGILMIIIMSFSFTLATHSFRRSVVKLPSPLHHLAGFNAFWYAHHLLVLAYVLLAVHSYFIFLTREWYKKTTWMYLIVPVLFYACERIIRKVRENNYRVSILKAAIYPGNVLSIHMKKPPGFKYKSGMYLFVKCPDVSPFEWHPFSITSAPSDDYLSVHIRTLGDWTSELRNLFGKSCEAQVTSKKATLTRLETTVVADAQTEDTTFPRVYIDGPYGAPAQNYRKYDILLLIGLGIGATPFISILKDLLNNLKSNEEVESIHGSEIGSFKNNGPGRAYFYWVTREQGSFEWFKGVMNDVAESDHNNVIEMHNYLTSVYEEGDARSALIAMVQSLQRAKNGVDIVSGSKILTHFARPNWRKVFSDLANAHKNSRIGVFYCGSPTLTKQLKDLSKEFSQTTTTRFHFHKENF, encoded by the exons ATGGAGGGGTACGCGGAccagcggccgccgccgctggaggGCATCACCGTCGACGGGGGCAGGACGCAGCAGCatggggcgggggcgggggcggggaggCCCCCGCCGGCGCCCGGGTTCTCGCGCGGGCTGATGAAGCAGCCGTCGAGGCTTGCGTCCGGGGTGCGGCAGTTCGCGTCGCGGGTGTCGATGAAGGTGCCGGAGGGGATGGCCGGCATGCGGCCGGGCAAGATGACGCGGATGCAGTCCAGCACTCAGATTGGGTTGCGCGGCCTGCGCTTCCTCGACAAGACCTCCGGCGGCAAGGAGGGGTGGAAGGCCGTGGAGCGCCGCTTCGACGAGATGAACAAGGGCGGCCGACTCCTCAAGGAGAGCTTCGGCAAGTGCATCG GCATGGGGGACTCCAAGGAGTTTGCCGGCGAGCTGTTCGTGGCGCTGGCAAGGCGTAGGAACATCGAGCCAGAGGACGGCATCACCAAGGAGCAGCTCAAGGAGTTCTGGGAAGAGATGACCGATCAGAACTTTGACTCGCGGCTGCGCATTTTCTTTGACAT GTGCGACAAGAACGGCGATGGGATGCTCACTGAAGATGAGGTAAAAGAG GTTATTATAATGAGCGCGTCGGCGAACAAGCTGGCCAAGTTGAAGGGGAACGCCGCGACCTACGCGTCCCTGATCATGGCGGAGCTCGACCCCGACGACCGCGGGTACATCGAG ATTTGGCAGCTGGAGACGTTGCTCCGGGGGATGGTGAGCGCGCAGGCGCCAGAGAAGCTGAAGCGGACGACGTCGAGCCTAGCACGGACGATGATCCCGTCGCGGTACCGGAGCCCGCTGAAGCGGCACATCTCCAAGACGGTGGACTTCATCCACGAGAACTGGAAGCGGATATGGCTCGTCACGCTGTGGCTGGTGGTCAACGTCGGCCTGTTCGTGTACAAGTTCGAGCAGTACGAGCGCCGCGCCTCGTTCCAGGTGATGGGCTACTGCGTCTGCGTCGCCAAGGGCGCAGCCGAGACGCTCAAGCTCAACATGGCGCTCATCCTGCTGCCCGTCTGCCGGAACACGCTGACGACGCTCAGGTCCACCGCGCTCGGCAAGGTCATACCCTTCGACGACAACATCAACTTCCACAAG GTCATCGCGCTGTCAATCGCGATCGCCACGGCGATCCACACGCTCGCGCACGTCACCTGCGACTTCCCAAGGCTGATCAGCTGTCCAACGGACAAGTTCATGGCCACCTTGGGGCCGAACTTTCACTACAAGCAGCCGACGTACCCGGGCCTGCTGGAGAGCGCCCCTGGGGTCACCGGCATCCTCATGATCATCATAATGTCGTTCTCCTTCACGCTGGCGACGCACTCCTTCAGGCGGAGCGTGGTGAAGTTGCCGTCGCCGCTGCACCACCTGGCCGGTTTCAATGCCTTCTGGTACGCCCACCACCTTCTGGTCCTCGCCTATGTCCTCCTGGCGGTCCACTCCTACTTCATATTCCTCACCAGGGAGTGGTACAAGAAGACG ACATGGATGTACCTGATTGTCCCTGTACTCTTCTATGCCTGTGAAAGAATTATCAGAAAAGTTCGTGAGAACAACTATCGCGTGAGCATTCTGAAG GCAGCAATTTATCCAGGAAATGTGCTCTCTATTCACATGAAAAAGCCACCAGGTTTCAAGTACAAGAGCGGGATGTACCTCTTTGTAAAATGCCCAGACGTCTCGCCTTTCGAATG GCACCCCTTCTCAATTACTTCCGCACCAAGCGATGACTACTTGAGCGTGCATATCCGTACGCTGGGTGACTGGACATCTGAACTTCGGAACCTTTTTGGAAAG TCGTGTGAGGCACAAGTTACTTCCAAGAAGGCTACCCTTACAAGACTAGAAACAACAGTCGTGGCAGACGCTCAGACAGAGGACACTAC GTTTCCGAGGGTCTATATAGACGGGCCTTACGGTGCACCAGCACAAAATTACAGGAAATATGACATTCTTTTGCTCATCGGTCTTGGAATCGGAGCAACTCCTTTCATCAGCATACTGAAGGATCTCTTGAACAACTTAAAATCCAACgaa GAGGTGGAAAGCATCCACGGCTCTGAGATAGGCAGCTTCAAGAACAATGGTCCGGGAAGAGCCTACTTCTACTGGGTTACCAGAGAGCAGGGATCCTTCGAATGGTTCAAAGGAGTCATGAATGATGTTGCTGAAAGCGATCACAAC AATGTCATAGAGATGCACAATTACCTGACTAGCGTGTATGAAGAAGGGGATGCAAGATCAGCTCTGATTGCTATGGTTCAATCCCTTCAGCGTGCCAAAAATGGCGTGGACATCGTCTCCGGCAGCAAG ATTCTTACACATTTTGCAAGGCCGAATTGGAGAAAGGTATTCTCTGATTTGGCCAATGCCCACAAGAACTCTCGCATAG GTGTTTTCTATTGTGGATCTCCAACGCTCACGAAACAACTCAAGGATCTTTCGAAAGAATTCAGCCAGACAACCACAACTAGGTTCCATTTCCACAAGGAAAACTTCTAA